A region from the Musa acuminata AAA Group cultivar baxijiao chromosome BXJ1-10, Cavendish_Baxijiao_AAA, whole genome shotgun sequence genome encodes:
- the LOC135595842 gene encoding protein BIG GRAIN 1-like, which translates to MEERWARGRNRSGHQNPSFSSTLLDAIYRSIDESDGGGATHAPIIVPKRPPPLLRPPVDRRTAGAADERAATRRRPFVPISTSSSSEKSSYGGFSSSSEPDSAATRLRPIRTAGPPIRSAPPPPAAASFDRHEEDEKKKKKKTSSIRGRLRDMKSSRSAAPASPGARLAGFLGSLLSAVSGTPRRPTSIASGCDDSACSTASSHSRSCLVKKPSTRERAPPAEGGKRSVRFYPVSVIVDEDLRPCGHKSVYEADRAAETSSRRPSSAAMEARRRVEELLRGMEEEEEEEEETSDSSSDLFELENLTVIGMAGGAVHSDELPVYETTHLDTNRSFSQSQRFLQI; encoded by the coding sequence ACCAGAATCCCTCCTTCTCCTCCACCCTCCTCGACGCTATCTACCGCTCCATCGATGAGTCCGACGGCGGTGGCGCCACCCACGCTCCTATCATCGTCCCGAAGCGCCCTCCGCCGCTCCTGCGGCCCCCGGTGGACCGGCGAACCGCAGGGGCGGCAGACGAGAGGGCGGCAACCCGTCGCCGCCCGTTTGTGCCCATCTCCACCTCTAGCTCCTCCGAAAAGTCCAGCTACGgcggcttctcctcctcctctgagCCCGACTCGGCGGCGACCCGGCTCAGGCCAATCCGGACTGCCGGGCCGCCGATCCGTTCGGCCCCTCCTCCGCCCGCAGCGGCGTCGTTCGACCGCCACGAGGaggatgaaaagaaaaagaagaagaagacgagctcGATCCGCGGCAGGCTTCGGGACATGAAAAGTTCCAGGTCGGCGGCGCCGGCTTCGCCTGGAGCTCGCCTTGCTGGCTTCCTCGGCTCTCTATTGTCGGCGGTGTCGGGGACCCCGAGAAGGCCGACGTCCATCGCAAGCGGATGCGACGACTCCGCCTGCTCCACGGCGTCGTCCCACTCGCGATCGTGCCTCGTCAAGAAGCCGTCGACGAGGGAGCGAGCTCCTCCAGCGGAGGGGGGGAAGCGATCGGTGAGGTTCTATCCGGTGAGCGTGATCGTCGACGAGGACCTGCGGCCGTGCGGGCATAAGAGCGTTTACGAGGCGGATCGGGCAGCGGAGACATCGTCGCGGCGGCCATCGTCGGCGGCAATGGAAGCGAGAAGGAGGGTGGAGGAGCTCCTGAGAgggatggaggaggaagaagaagaagaagaggagacgaGCGATTCGAGCTCCGATCTGTTCGAGTTGGAGAATCTGACGGTTATCGGAATGGCAGGGGGAGCAGTGCACAGTGATGAGCTTCCCGTGTACGAAACCACCCACCTCGACACGAATCGCTCCTTTTCGCAATCTCAACGCTTCCTTCAAATATAA